ATGAGCTTCTACTGGATAAAAACAAGGTCGTTTATAAAAAAACTATTCTTTGATTATGTTTGGGATGTTCCCAATAAACAACATAAAGTCTACCTCACTTTTGACGATGGCCCAACACCAGAGGTAACACAATGGGTTTTAGATGAATTGAAAAAATACAACGCTAAGGCAAGCTTTTTTTGTATTGGCAATAACATCCTGAAACACCCTGAACTGTTCAGAAAAGTAATGGAAGAAGGCCATGCAATAGGAAATCACACTTTTGATCATTTAAATGGCTGGAAAACAGAAACAGAAAAATATTTAGAGAATACCAAACTTTGTGAAGACACTATCCAGAATAACAATAACGGATTGAAATCAAAACTATTTCGTCCGCCTTACGGCAAAATAAAAGCAGCTCAAGCTAAAAAAATTCACCAATTAGGATATAAAATAATTATGTGGGATGTGCTTAGCGCAGATTTTGACCAAACCATTTCTCCCGAAAAATGTTTAGAGAATGTAATTTCGAATGTAAAATCAGGAAGTGTAATTGTATTCCATGATAGTATAAAAGCACAAAAAAATCTTTTGTACGCATTACCAAAGACCTTGGAATTTTTAAAAACAAATGGATTTGTATTTGATTCCTTGGAATGTATTGAAAACTAAATCAATTTTACTCTTATACAAAACTATTTTGACAGCCTTCTTCTTTGATTGATTTCTAATGAATCAGAAGTGCTTTTAGTAGGAATTGGCGTAACTTTTACAGCAGCATCCTTTTCTTTCTTCTTTGCTTTTCTTTTTTTCTTTTCTTCCGCTTTAATCAAAACATCAACACTAGCTTTTTCTTTATCTAATCGCTTAGATACTTGATCAAACATGGCTTTATATTCTTCATAGTTTGCCGCATAGTAAACACTACTTTTTGCAAATTGCAAACTGTCAATTTTATATTTCTTATAAATATATTGCTTTGGAGTTATTCGATTAGAATCTAAAACAGCAGCTGCTTGATATTTTATAGCCTCAAGTAAAGACAGGTCATACATGATATTGACCATTACCGATTTTTCAATAAGTTTATTGGGTTTTTTAACCACCTCTTCTTTACAACTTAGAAAAACAAGAATCCCTAAAAGCGCTATTATTTTTTTCATCTTCGTTTTTTATCTTTCAAATAACAATCGTTTTCCTGCTTTAATTTCTTTCACTTTAAATGCAGAATAAACCATTTGTCCGTTTACAAAAGTATGTGTAATTCTAGATTTAAAAGTAAATCCTTCAAATGGAGACCATCCACATTTTGATAAAATATTTTCTTTTTTCACACTCCATGGCAATCCTGGATTTACAATAGCTAAATCCGCATAATACCCCACTTTGATAAAACCACGTTTTTCAATTTTGAAAATCTTAGCTGGATTGTGACACATTTTCTCCACAATTTTTTCTACGCTTATTTTACCTTGGTGATGTGCTTCAAACATAGCTACAACAGCATG
Above is a window of Flavobacterium sp. 123 DNA encoding:
- a CDS encoding polysaccharide deacetylase family protein; the protein is MSFYWIKTRSFIKKLFFDYVWDVPNKQHKVYLTFDDGPTPEVTQWVLDELKKYNAKASFFCIGNNILKHPELFRKVMEEGHAIGNHTFDHLNGWKTETEKYLENTKLCEDTIQNNNNGLKSKLFRPPYGKIKAAQAKKIHQLGYKIIMWDVLSADFDQTISPEKCLENVISNVKSGSVIVFHDSIKAQKNLLYALPKTLEFLKTNGFVFDSLECIEN
- a CDS encoding DUF4296 domain-containing protein, which produces MKKIIALLGILVFLSCKEEVVKKPNKLIEKSVMVNIMYDLSLLEAIKYQAAAVLDSNRITPKQYIYKKYKIDSLQFAKSSVYYAANYEEYKAMFDQVSKRLDKEKASVDVLIKAEEKKKRKAKKKEKDAAVKVTPIPTKSTSDSLEINQRRRLSK